CACAGTCTGCAACTACCATCCCCAAAGGGACTGAACTGAAGTTTCACTGGATTTTGGGGTTGCGCTGTTATCTTCATCAACCCGAATTTCTGCACAGAAAGTGGCTGTACTTAATCCGCCAAAGCGTTTAACGGTACTGGTGCGTAACCGCAGATCGGGATGGGGAAACCAAAAGCGCTCATTAATGCTCATGGTGTCATATTCGGTTACTAATACTAACGCTTCTTCCTGATCAATATGGTATTCTCCGATGACCGGCACCACTTCGGCATAGCCTCTTTCCCGCAATAATTTTCCTTGTTGAGGATTCTCTGGATCAGGAACTAGAGAGAAAACACTGGTTCCAGAATGGTCTTCTCCTTCTTTATCCCACTCCATGGCACCATCCCAACTAACATGAGCACCGCCAACTGCTGAGGTGGGATCCACCTCGTGCATTGCACAAATTTCTGTGATGCGACCATCTTCTGCACTTAAGGCTTCAACCGTGATCTCAGAACCGCCCGTTTCAGCGCGACGAAAAGGGAGATGGTGGGTGGTTCGCAGAGAACGCCATTGACCCGCACTTTGTTGGAAAAATTGCAGTCCGTCCATTCGCGTCATTTGCTCCTTAATGCTTACTGAATACTACGAGAACGCCAACGATTAAGTTGTTTCTCTCCGATACTAGCGAAACTTTGTAGCGCTTGAATTTGTGCTTGCAGTTCCGCAATTTGTTGGTCCTTAGCCGCACTCTCGGTTTGAGATTGGTTTCCTTGAATGTTGAGTTGCGATTGGAGTTCATTCAGGCGATGATTTAATTCTTGAATTTCTTGACGTTGGCGCGATCGCGCTGCTTCTAATTCATCAATATAAATTGACTGCTGTTGACTTTGCAGAGAAATCGTTTGATAGTTTTGCTCTAGATTTTCTTGTTGCGCCAGTTCTTTTTTCAACTTCATAATTTGCGCATTTTGATCCACAATTTGTTCCTCCAAAGCCCGGATTTGATCAGCCGATCTTCCTTCCTGATTTCTCGTTTTTTCTTCGGAAACGACTGCCACAGTTGGGGACTGACTTGCACTTTCATGAGGGGTTACAGAAATCGTTTTTTCTGCCGTATCGGTCAACACCGCAATTTTCCCCTTGACAATGTGCTCGACGAGTTCTGAAGGAGCAATCCCGACTTGACTGGCCATTGCGACTAATCCTTCTTGACTAGCGGCACTCAGCATAATTTCAGCGTTGCTATTGCTGCTTTTGACTTGTGCGAATCCTTTTCCTGCTTTCGTTCGTTTCGTTTTTGCCATATTTAGTTTACACACTCACGTAATCAACCAGTATAGTATTGCGGTAACGAATGGCAGGGCTGCAAAGGGACTTATTTTAAGATTTTGTTAAGAAAAATAAGATAAGTTTAAGGAATCCTGACAAATTAAGGGGAGTCATCTCAGGAAGAGGCTCTCGCCAAATGTTAAAATTTTCTACTTTCTCCCATCATCCATTTCCAATCTTGATCGCTTTCAGTGTAAGTTAAGCATGATTAATCTTAAGTTGTGGGAGGTAATTTTAAAATGCCACTTCCTTTGCTAGAGTATGCCCCTTCCAGCCAAAATCAACGGGTTAAGGGGTTTGAAATTCCCGGAGATGAACGATCTCGAATTTATAATTATCCTCAAGACCTACTCTCATTGAGTGAAATTGAGTCGATTATTATCGCTGCTTATCGGCAAATTTTCCATGAACAACAAATGCTGGCTAGTAATCGTCAGCTACTTCTCGAATCTCAACTCAAATCCGGTCAAATTACCGTTAAAGATTTTGTTCGCGGTTTAGTGCTCTCAGATTCATTCCGGCGACTGAATTACGAAGTGAACAATAATTATCGGTTTGTAGAAATCTGTGTGCAACGAGTACTCGGGCGACCCGTTTATAGTGATCGAGAAAAAATTGCTTGGTCGATTGTTCTGGCAACGCAAGGCATTCAAGGCTTCATTGATGAAGTATTAGAGAGCGACGAATACAGTAGCAATT
This is a stretch of genomic DNA from Cyanobacteria bacterium GSL.Bin1. It encodes these proteins:
- a CDS encoding phycobilisome rod-core linker polypeptide CpcG; amino-acid sequence: MPLPLLEYAPSSQNQRVKGFEIPGDERSRIYNYPQDLLSLSEIESIIIAAYRQIFHEQQMLASNRQLLLESQLKSGQITVKDFVRGLVLSDSFRRLNYEVNNNYRFVEICVQRVLGRPVYSDREKIAWSIVLATQGIQGFIDEVLESDEYSSNFGENIVPYQRRRILPQREQGELPFERMPRYGTDYRDQLPSPSGVSGIPSQGADGLFRGFEPFSWEQFLRRANWPVVTGLGALFVVLIALMLTITAISG
- a CDS encoding phycobiliprotein lyase; protein product: MDGLQFFQQSAGQWRSLRTTHHLPFRRAETGGSEITVEALSAEDGRITEICAMHEVDPTSAVGGAHVSWDGAMEWDKEGEDHSGTSVFSLVPDPENPQQGKLLRERGYAEVVPVIGEYHIDQEEALVLVTEYDTMSINERFWFPHPDLRLRTSTVKRFGGLSTATFCAEIRVDEDNSATPKSSETSVQSLWGW